Part of the Paeniglutamicibacter sulfureus genome, TGTGGGTGCGGGCAGCGAGGGTGGCGGGCATGCACAGGGCCGTGCCGGATTTCAGGCAGAACTTGGCCGAGTGCACCGGGCATTCGACCTCGGTGCCCTCGATCCAGCCGTCGGCAAGGGACGCGGTCTCATGCGTGCAGGTGTCGTCCAGCGCATAGAAGTTGCCGTCCTCGGCGTGGAACACCGCGATGTCCTCGCCCGTGCCGTTCTCCTCGGCGGGGATGACCTTCGCTTCTCCCTCGTCGATGTCATCGATGGTTCCGATATTGATTGCTTCGCTCATGGCGTCCTCCTGCTAAAAATCCGTGTGGGTGGTGGCAGCTGCTGCCGGGGATCAGGCCGATTCGCCCGCGGGTGCCGGCGCGGGCCGTTCGTGCCAGGCCGGGGTGTTCATCAGTTCGGCCCAGTGCCTGTAGAAGCTGCGGCCCGCGGCGTCCGAGTAGAGTTCCGAGGTTTGCCCGGGATACACCCCGTCCTCGCGCTCCGAGCCGATGCCCATCTGGAAGTTCAACGGCACCGAGTTGGTGACGAAGCCACCGGAAACCGCTTGGATCTCCGACCAATTTTCCCCGTCGTCGGCCTCGAAGATGCCCGAGGGCCCGAAGGTGCGCAGATTGTAGAGTCGCTGGGCGTCCTTGACGTCCTCCGGCATCGACTTGTCCACCAGAATCCAGGCCCAGACCTCGATCTTGTTCGGTCCCTTGGGGTGCCAGATGCGGATCGAGCCGTTGACCGGCAAGTAGGAAAACGACGGGAAGACCGTGGCGTGGCCGGTGGTCATCGGGCCCTCCACCGCGGCGTCGCCCAGGCGCTCCCGCAGGGCGTCGTAGTCGTAGTGCTCGTGCACCGCTTGGGCGTCGAAGCGGGACTTGGGGTGCGTGGGGAAACCCGCGCCGTGTCCATTCGGCGAGAGGAACTGGCGCCCGGGCGTCGCAACGATCTCGGCCTTGGGGCCCTTGCCGGTCGGCGACATGACCATCAGCGCGGAGGCGTGTGACATGTTCACGTGGTACCAGTCGGTGGCGAACTGTTCCGCGGCCAGCTTCCAGTTGCCCTCCAGCTCCCACTTCATCACCCCGCCGATGACCTCGGTGCCTTCCGGGTCGCGGTCGAGCATGGCGTCCAGGTAGTAGCGCATGTCGCCCAGGGTTTCTTCGAGGTCCTCGGCGTCCTTGTCCCAGTTGCCGAAGAGCAGGCCCTTGTATTCGGCCACGCGGGGGACCTCGATCAGGCCCCACTGCTTCTTGTCGAAGTCCTCGGGGTAGGCCTTCTCGTTGGGCACCGTCTGCAGGGCGCCGGCCAGGTCGAAGGACCATCCGTGGTAGGTGCAGGTGAACATCTTGGTGGCGCCGGCGTCGGCGCGGCACAACCTCATCCCGCGGTGGCGGCAGGAGTTCAGGTAGGCGCGGATCGTCTTGGTCTTGTCCATGGTGACGATCACCGGGTCCTGCCCCATGAAGGTGGTAAAGAAGTCGCCGGGCTTCTTGAACTGGCTGGCATGGGCCAGGAAGAGCCAACTGCGGGCGAAGATCCGGCGCATTTCCTGGTCGTAGATCCCTGGGTCCGTGTAGATGGACCGATCGATGAGCCCGCCTTCGGCGTCGACCAGCGCGGAGACGTCGATGTTCTTCGGGCCGTGTTCGGAGCCGCGCATCTTGCCGATGGCGGCATTCGCCTCAGAGGGGCAGCTGTCCGTGGTGCTCATGTGGATCGTTTCCTCCTGGGCGCTCGCCGCCCGACGGATGATGGGGTGTGGTCGTGCTCTCAATAAGACCCCAGGAGAGAGGCAAAGAGCCAACGCCCGTGCCGAACCCCAGCACGCACAACCCTGTCAACACGGGCGGCCCACGCATTTCCACCGGCTCAAATGCAATGTCCCGGCCACGACGACCCGGGGCTGCGGCCAGGACATATTTCGGGGAACCTGACGTCCGGTGTGCTCCCGTCTGGACGCCATGAACTTCCGGTCCAAGCGTGGGCAAGGCCCGGTTGCCGTTCCACCCTGCGGCACGCTGCTTGGGAATCCTCGGGCTCGGCCAGCCATGCTTCCATGTGACACAACTCGCAAACACACCACGGAGTCACCATGGCAACCCCTTCCCACACCGGGCTGGACGCAGCACAGCAACACCCTGAGGCAACGCCCAAGGAAACCCGCCGGGCACTGATATCCAGCTTCCTGGGCTCGACGGTCGAATACTACGACTTTCTGCTCTACGGCGCTGCCGCCGGACTGGTCTTCCCCCACCTGTTCTTCCCGGAGAGCATGGACAAGGGCCTTGGCACCGCGCTGTCGTTCGTGATCCTGCTGGCCGGCTACATCGCCCGCCCCGTGGGTGGCGTGCTCTTCGGTCACTTCGGTGACAAGTTTGGCCGCAAGAACATCCTGTTCATCACGCTGATGATGATGGGCCTGGTCTCGGTCGCCATCGGCCTGATGCCGACGTACCAGACCATCGGCATCGCGGCGCCGCTGCTCCTGGTTCTGCTGCGCGTCATCCAGGGCCTGGCGGTGGGCGGCGAATGGGCAGGCGCCACGCTGATGGCCGCCGAACACGTGAAGGAAAAGAACCGCGGCTTCGCTGCCTCCATCGCCGTGACCGGCGGTCCGACCGGATCCGTGCTGGCTACCCTGATCCTTGGCCTCTTCGCGGGGCTCCCCGAGGAGGCATTCCTGGCCTGGGGCTGGCGCATCCCGTTCCTGCTTTCCGCGGTGCTGGTGATCATCGGCCTGTACATGCGTTACCGCGTGACCGAGTCTCCCGACTTCCTCAGGGCCAAGGCCACGGGAGCAACCCACACCGGGATGCCGTTGGCCCGTGTGCTGCGTGACTACCCGAAGGAAACCATCCTGGGCACCCTGGCCGTGGCCGGCCCGCTGTTCATGCAGGCCATGCTTGCGATCTTCATGGTCCCCTACGTCGTTGCCTCCGGCGCGGTGGACCGGCAGACCGCGCTGATGATGCTCACCGCTTCGTCCCTCGTGCACATCTTCGCGATCCCGTTCTTCGCCTGGCTCTCGGACCGCTACGGCCGCCGCCCGGTCATGCTCGCCGGCGCGCTGATTTCCGTGGCTCTGGTCTTCCCGATGTTCGCGCTGTTCAACTCCGGAGTCTTCTGGATGATCGCCCTGGGCTTCATGGTCGGCAACCCGATCATCCAGGCCTCCATGTACGGCCCGATCGGCGCCTTCCTGGCCGAGAAGTTCGACACCGAATCCCGCTACACCGGTGTCTCGCTGACCTTCCAGGTCGGCTCGGTGCTCGGCGCGGGCATGGCCCCGCTGATGAGCCAGTGGCTGGTCAAGCTGGGTAACGGCGGCGGAACGAACAACATCGCCTGGTACTTCATCTTCCTGATTGCCGTCGGTGCCGCATGTGTGCTGATGTCCAAGGAAACCCTGAAGCGCAAGTAATCCACCACACGGCATACCGCCATCCGGCGGTTGTGCTGCCAGATGGCACCCGGTTGTCCCGATCGGGTGCCATCGCCGTTAAGGTGGGAGTCAACTCCCCATTTCCCCCTGACTACTGGAGACACAAAGACCATGGCACTACCTGCAACCCTGTCCGAGTTCACCGCACGCTGGGACAAGTTCCGCGAATCACTGGGTTTCGAGGACATCACCTTCACGCTGCGCCTCTCCCCGCACGCCGTCACCGAGGACTCGATGAGTTTCTCGATGCCCTTGTGCGACGAGCTGGCCCAGGCCAATGGCATGTTTGCCGCCGCATCGCTCTTTGGTGCCGCGGATATCGCCGGGACCTTCCTGGCCATGAACGCCTACGCGGACGCCGGACAGTTCCCCTTGGCCGTGCAGTCGAACGTGAACTTCATGTCCAACTCCAAGTCCGGTCCGGCGGTTGCCACCGCACGCATCCTGCGCGGCGGGGCCTCGGTGGTCGTGGCCGAGGTGCAGGTCGCCGATGCGGAGGCCAAGGTTCTGGTGCACACCACCTTCACGTACGTGCTCAAGGAACGCCGGCTGGGCAAGTAGCCTCCACCCAAGCCGTCAGCGGGAAACCGGGTGCAGCAGCGAGCCGAAAATCGCGCTGGCCCGCACCACCGCGGATTGCCAGTCGCGCGCGAATTCCTCCGGGTCCTCGGTGAACGCGTAACGAGTGATGGTCCCGGCCAGTAGAACCAGGGCGTGCTGGGCGCCGGGATCCGTCGGCAATTCGTGGGCCAGCAGCGCCGCCTGGTGCGGCTTGAGCCGTTCGATCAGTGCGGTGGCCACCAGCTGCTCGGCCGCCTGCACGTGCACATGGGTGCGTCGGCGCAGCTCGGGGAAGGCCCGCACCATTTCGCGCCGCCTCCGGAATCCCTCGCCGGCGTGGGTGCTCGTGTTCAGCACCGCGGCAAGGAGCTTGGCGGTGCGCGGCAGCACCTCCAGCTTGGAGGAGACGAAGTCTTCCCAGTCGGCCTCCGGCAGCCAGGGCTCGCGGGTGCCAAGCACCGCGTCCTCCTTGGTGGGGAAGTAGTTGAAGAAGCTGCGCCGCGAGACCCCCGCAGCCGAGGCAACGGCATCGACGGTGGTCGCCGCCAGGCCCTTTTCAAGCACCAATGCCACGGCCGCCTCGTGGATCTGCGTCCAATGGCGGTTCCGCCGGGCCGTGCGTCCGCCCTCGTTTGTCTCGTCCATTCCTAAATTATGCACCAGTGCACGTTTAGCTACCGCCAGTTGGTTCGCTGTTTACCCGGCAACCACGGGGCTTCTCCTAAAAACGTTGAATGATTCGTGCCGCTCTATGGAACAACAGCGTGTCTTCGTTCGGCGCGTGGGATGGAATGAAAGCAAGCAAAATCTTCAAGTCGCCAATCGAACGGAGCGCCAGGAATGCAACAAGCACTCATCGCCATGTCGCACTCTCCCCTGCTGGAGCACACCAACCCGCCAGAGGACGTCAAGGCAGCTGTCGACGCCGCCTTCGAGCAGGTTCGTGCGTTTGCCAAGGAATTCAACCCGGACTTGGTCGTCAACTTCGGCCCGGACCACTACAACGGGTTCTTCTACGACCTGATGCCCCCGTTCTGCGTGGGCTACGAAGCCCATGGCACGGGCGACTACGATTCCTGGGCCGGACCGATCAACGTCCCGACCACCGAGGCCGAAAAACTGGCCCAGTACATCATCGACCAAGACATCGACACCGCGATCTCCCGCAAGATGGAGGTCGACCACGGGGCCGTGCAGCCCATGGAAATCATCTTCGGCGGCCTCGACACCGTCCCGGTGATCCCCATTTTCGTCAACTCCGTCGCCCGTCCCTTCACCAAGGTCTCGCGCGTGCGCAAGTTCGGCCAGGCAGTGGGCGAATACTTCAAGGACTCGGACAAGAAGGTCCTGTTCATCGGTTCCGGCGGACTGTCCCACGACCCGCCGGTCCCGCAGATCGCCACCGCCACCGAAGCACAGCGCGCCATGCTGACCAACGGCCGCAACCCCACCCCGGAGGCGCGCGCGGCCCGCCAAGCCAACACCATCAACACGGCCATCAAGTTCGCCGCGGGAGAGGCCGACATCATGGACCTGAACCCCGAATGGGACCGGGCCTTCCTCGAGGTCTGCAGGTCCGGGAACGTCGGGGGCTTCGACGCCTACACCGCGGATGAGATGGACGCGGTCGCGGGGCACTCCTCGCACGAAGTCCGCACCTGGGTCGCCGCCTACTCCGCCCTGCGCGCCTGCGGCGAATACGAGGTCAACTACGAGTTCTACAAGCCGATCAAGGAATACATTGCCGGCTTTGGCGTCACCACCGCGGTACTGAAGAAATGAGCGAAACCACCATGAGCACCGAACGCACGCAACTCCTGGATTCCCTGGCCGCGGACCTGCTGGCCGCCACCGAGACCCTCGAACCGATCGCCCCGCTGCGGGACCGCGTTCAAGGCATGGACGTCAACGACGCCTACCGCATCCAGGACACGCAATTGCGCGCCCACGTTGACGCCGGCCGTATCTTGGCCGGGCGCAAGGTCGGACTGACCTCGCTGGCCATGCAGAAGCAGCTCGGCGTTGACTCCCCGGACTTCGGCTTCTTCTTCACCGATATGGTGCACCACGAAGACGCGCAGATCGCCGCCGGTTCCTTCATCTCCCCCAAGGTCGAACCCGAATTCGGCTTCGTGCTGAAGGAAGCCCTCACAGGTCCGGGTGTTACCCGCGAACAGGCAGCCGCAGCCATCGGCGAAATCTACGCGGCCATCGAGATCATCGACTCGCGCATTGCCAACTGGGACATCCGCCTGGTGGACACCGTGGCCGACAACGCCTCCTGCGGCGCCATCGCCGTGGGAACCAAGCCGCTGGACGTGAAGGTCGAGGACCTCGGCTCGGTTGAATGCTCGCTGCTGATCGATGGCGAAAAGCAGGCCACGGGCAGCGGAACCGATGTCATGGGCGATCCCGTCGCCCCGCTGGCGTGGCTGGCCAACGTCCTGGGCGAGCAAGGGGTGCCCCTCGAGGCCGGCCAGCTGATTTTGCCCGGCTCCTTCACTGGCGCCCTGCCGGTGATCGCCGGCCAGTCGGCCACCGCCGACTTCGGCACCCTGGGCTCGCTGAGCATCAACTTCATCTAATTCCCCCTCTTCTTCGTTACCTGTCACTAAGGAAGTAACCAGCCATGGCAAAGAAAACAGCCGCAATTGTCGGCTCCGGCAACATCGGCACCGACCTGATGTTCAAGATCATGCGCCGTTCCAGCAACGTCGAGGTCAAGTACATGATCGGTGTGGACCCGGCCTCCGACGGACTGGCCCGCGCGGCTCGCCTCGGCCTGACCACCTCCGCCGAGGGCGTGGACTGGCTGCTGGCCCAGGACGAGCTCCCCGACTTCGTCTTCGAATGCACCTCCGCCAAGGCCCACGAGGCCAACGCCCCCAAGTACAAGGCCGCCGGCATCCACGCCATCGACCTGACCCCTGCCGCCGTGGGTCCGTACCTGGCACCTGTCGTGAACCTGGACTCGTTGACCGACACCATGAACGTCAACATGATCACCTGCGCCGGGCAGGCCACCACCCCGATCGTTGCCGCCGTCTCCTCCGTGGTCCCGGTCGAGTATGCCGAGATCGTCGCGTCCATCGCCTCGAAGTCCGCCGGCCCGGGCACCCGCGCCAACGTGGACGAGTTCACCGAGACCACCGCCAAGGCCCTTGAGGTCGTCGGAGGTGCCAAGCGTGGCAAGGCCATCATCATCATCAACCCGGTGGAACCGCCGATGATGATGCGCAACACCATCTACTGCATGATCCCGGCCGAGGCCGCAGCCCCTGGCGCCACCAAGGATGCGATTCGCACGGCCATCGATGCCGCCGCAGCCTCCATCCGCGACTACGTCCCGGGCTACGCACTGCGCCTGGAACCGCAGTTCGAGGAAGCCCGCGAGGACTGGGGCGGCTTCGGCCGCGTCGGCATCTGGGTGCAGGTCGCCGGCGCCGCCGACTACCTGCCCGAGTACGCAGGCAACCTGGACATCATCACCGCAGCAGCCACCCGCACCGCGGACCTGCTCTCCGACAAGATCGACGCCGCGCGGGCCACCGCGCCGGCCAACTAGCAAGGACGGGGAAGCACACCATGACTGCACCCATGAACACCACCTTTGACATCCGTCTGACCGACACCACGCTGCGCGACGGCTCCCACGCCATGAGCCACCAGTTCACCGAAGAACATGTGCGCTCCGTGGTCCGCGCGCTGGATGACTCCCGCGTCGAGGTCATCGAAGTCACCCACGGCGACGGCCTGGGCGGCTCCTCCTTCAACTACGGCTTCTCCAAGGTCCCGGAGCTGGACCTGATCAAGGCAGCCGTCGACGAGGCCAAGGCCGCGAAGATCGCCGTGCTGATGCTCCCGGGCCTGGGCACCATCCACGACCTGAACCAGGCCTATGACGCCGGGGCCTCCGTCGCCCGCATCGCCACGCACTGCACCGAGGCCGACGTCTCCATCCAGCACTTCCAGCACGCCCGCAAGCTCGGCATGGAAACCGTTGGCTTCCTGATGCTCTCCCACCGCGTCTCCCCGGAGGAGCTCGCCAAGCAGGCACGCATCATGGCCGACGCCGGCTGCCAGTGCGTCTACGTCGTCGACTCCGCCGGCGCCCTGATCCTTGACGATGTCTCGGACCGCGTTGCAGCCCTGGTCACCGAGCTCGGCGACGACGCCCAGGTCGGCTTCCACGGCCACCAGAACATGAGCTTCGGCGTCGCCAACTCCGTGTTCGCCGTACGCGCCGGGGCCAAGCAAATCGATGGCACCCTGATGGCCTTGGGCGCCGGTGCGGGCAACTCCCCCACCGAGGTCCTCGCCGCCGCCTTCGACCGCCTGGACATCAAGACCGGCGTCGACATCCAGGGCGTCATGGCCGCGGCCGAAGACGTCGTCAAGCCGTTCATCACCCGCATGCCGGTCATGGACCGCGCCTCCATCATGCAGGGCTACGCCGGGGTTTACTCCTCCTTCCTGATCCACGCCGAGCGCGCGGCCGAACGCTACGGCGTCCCGGCCTACCGCATCCTCGAGGAAATCGGCAAGGCCGGCTACGTCGGCGGCCAGGAAGACATGATCGTAGACGTCGCCGTGCAGCTGGCCAACGCCCGCTAAGCCTTGATCCACCGATGAGATTTGGGAGCTGCTCGGCGTTTTAACCACGAAATGCCCGTCATATCAGGGAAAATTGAACTTGCGACAGTAACAACATTCCTGAAATGAAGGGCATCTCGTAGATGCAAGTTTCCCACAATTCCTCCGCCGTGTCAGTTTCCTTCGACGAATCGAACCTCGTGTCCGCCGCCGGGTTGCTGCCGGCCATGGTCCTGGCCCGGGACTCGGGCCTGCATGAACTGGCCGGCCAGTGGCTCAGCGTGCCCACCGACAAAGGTGCCAACGCCGGGTTAAAGATTGCTTCTCTCGTGGCCGGGATGGTGGCCGGTGCCGACTCCATTGACGATATGGCCCTGTTGCGGCACGGGGCCATGAAAAAGGTCTTCACCGCCTGCTACGCCCCCTCCACCCTGGGGTCCTTCCTGCGCTCCTTCACCTTCGGGCACGTGCGCCAGCTCGATGCCGTGGCCTCCAGGTTCCTGGTGGGCTTGAACCGCAAGGCCCCGCTGCTGGGAAACCCCGGGGAGAACGAGTTCATCTTCCTTGACGTCGATGACACCATCATCGAGGTCCACGGCTACCAGAAGCAGGGCTCGGGCTACGGATATTCCGGGGTGCGCGGGCTCAACGCCTTGCTGGCCACAGCATCCACGAAGGACGCGGTGCCGTTCATTGCCGCCCAACGCCTGCGCAAGGGCGCAGCCAACTCCGCCCGCGGAGCCAAGAAGTTCGTCACCGAGGCACTGGGCACGCTCACACGTTGCCAGCCCGGATCGAAGGTGTTGTGCCGTTTCGACTCGGCCTACTACGGCCACGGGCCGGTATCGGCGGCCATGAAGGCGGGCGCGCAGGTCTCGGTGACGGTGCGCATGGACCCGGCCGTGAAGCGGGCGATCGCCACGATCCCGGAGACTGCCTGGGAGACCATCCACTACACCGATGCGATCCTTGACGAATCCACCGGGGTCCTGGTCTCCAGCGCCGAGGTCGCCGAAACCGGCTTCACCGCGTTCACCTCCCGCAAGAAAGCCGAACGGGTTCCCGGGCGCCTGGTCGTGCGCCGAATCCCGGAACTGAACCCGAAGAAGGCCGCCGGGCAAGGCACCCTCTTTGACGCCCACCGTTTCCACGCGTTCTTCACCACCGTGGATTCCGGTGTCCTGGACACTGTCGCTGCGGACAAGACCCACCGCCAACACGCGGTCATCGAACAAGTCAACGCGGATTTAAAGGACAGCGCACTGGCCCATATGCCCTCCGGGCACTTCGGAGCCAATAGTGCATGGCTGGTGGCCGCGGCCATCGCCTACAACCTCACCCGCGCCGCCGGGATCCTGGCCGGCGGCACCTTCGCCAAGGCCAGGAGCGCAACGGTCCGGCGCAAGCTCATCCAGGTTCCGGCGCGCATCGCGCGCAGCGCCAGGAAAACCAGGCTCCGGCTTCCGCTGGATTGGCCCTGGGAAACCGAGTGGGAACGGCTCTTCACTTCCGCGCACGCCCCACCCCACATCGCCTAGAACCGTTCACCGAGCCCTCTGCGGCGCAACCAGGAAACCACCGTGGAACACCCGCCGACAGCGAGGCCGGCACCCTTCCCGTGCCCAAAAACGAAACCGCCCCCGTCCGTCGCCAGCAGACGACGACCGGGGGCGGATCGGTGGATCAAGGCTAAGCACCACCGACACGCACGGGTCCGCCCGCGGGATGCCACCATTGGTGGATTTCCGCTGGGCGGACCTTTTTGCTGCCCGGCCGTCGCTGTGACTCGGCCTGGTCCCCGGACGCCACGGCTCAAGGCAAAGGGGGGAATGCGCTTCCGGATCGGGCATTGCCCTTTGAGCCGTCCGAATGCCCCAGGGGCCATTCAAACGGGATGGTGTTACTGCTCAGACTGGTAGACGTCGGGGATTCCGTCGTCGTCCGCGTCGATGTTCTCTTGGGCCTGCAGTTTCCGGTATTGCCGGTTCCTGCTGCCGAGCAGGATGGAAGCGAGGACTGCGGCCAGGATGGAGGCGCCCAGGATGGCGACCTTCGCATGGTCGTTGGCGGGGCTGCCCAGCCCGAAGCTGAGTTCGCCGACGAGCAACGAGACGGTGAAGCCGATGCCTGCCAGGAGGCTGACGCCCGCAAGGTCCACCCATTTGAGCGCCGGGTCCAACGTCGCCTTGGTGAACCTGGCAGTCAGCCAGGTTGCCGCCAGGATCCCGATCGGTTTTCCGGCCACGAGTGCCACGATGATGCCGATGGCGACGGGGTCGCTCAAGGCCGAGGCCAGGCCCTGGAATCCGCCCACGGCGACGCCGGCGGAGAAGAAGGCGAAGACCGGCACGGCGAAACCGGCCGAGAGCGGGCGGAAACGGTGCTCGAAGACCTCGGCCAACCCCGGTCCATCGGCGTGCTTGCCGTGTTTGGTGCTGTGCAGGACCGGGATCGTGAAGGCCAGGGCAACGCCGGCGACCGTCGCATGGATGCCGGAGGCATGGAGCAGGGCCCAGGCGGCAAAGCCGATCGGCAACAAGATGAACCAGGCCGCCGACGGGTTCAATCCGAAGAAACGCCGGTACTTCTGGGCAAGAAAACCGTAGAGCGCCAGCGGGACGAGGGTGAGCAGCAGGGCGTCGGTGTTGATTTCGCTGGTGTAGAAGATCGCGATGATGGTGATCGCCATGAGGTCGTCGACGACGGCCAGGGTCAGCAGGAAGATGCGCAGCGGCGTGGGTAGGTGTGAACCGATGACCGCAAGCACCGCAACGGCGAAGGCGATGTCGGTGGCCGTGGGAATGGCCCAGCCGGAGATGGTCTCGGGGTTTCCCCAGTTGATGGCCGCGTAGATCAGTGCAGGGAGGACGACACCGCCCACCGCCGCGGCGACCGGGACGATGGCCTTGCTGATCTGGCGCAGGTCTCCCGCAACGATTTCCCGTTTAAGTTCGAGGCCGACCAGGAAGAAGAAGACTGCCAGCAGGCCGTCCGCGGCCCAGGCGCCCAGGCTCAGTTCCAGGTGCCAGGGTTCGTAGCCGATCTTCAGGTCGCGCAGGGCGAAGTAGCTTTCGGAGGCCGGTGAGTTGGCCCAGATCAGCGCAACGACCGCGGCGACGACCAGCAGGGCGCCGCCAATGGTTTCCTTGCGGAGGATCTCCCCGATCCGCAGGGCCTCCAGATAACTGCCATATCCGATCAACGGACGTTTGGACAGTGGGTTCATGCCCATGGGGTTGGGTCCTTAAAGTGGGTTCGACAATTGACATTGCCGACCAGACTTCCCGGCGCACCTGACTACAACCCTACGGCATATTGCTAGTGCCCGGCCCCAAGCTTTCCTCCCATGCGCTCGCGCATTTTGCGGCTGGCCGCGTTCAGTCCCTCGATCTCGACTGTCTTGCCGTACTTCTCGTATTTTGCGGTGATGGCATCCAGGGAGGCGATGGTGGAGGCGTCCCAGAGGTGGGAGTTGTACATGTCGATGACGACGCGGTCGGGGTCTTCGACATAGTCGAACTGGGTGTAGAGGTCGTTGGACGATGCGAAGAAGAGTTCACCATTGACTTCGTACTTGGCGATCTTTACCCCGAAGTGTTCCTCGATGCGTCGTTCCACGGTGACCAGGTGGGCGACCCTGTTGGCGAAGAGGACCATGGCGGTGAGCACCCCGACGCCAACGCCGATGGCCAGGTTGTGCGTCCAGACGGTGACGACGACAGTAGCGAGCATGACGGTGGTTTCACTCTTGGGCATCATGCGCAGGGTGGAGGGCTTGATGCTGTGCCAATCGAAGGTGGCCACGGACACGAAGATCATCACGGCCACCAGCGCGGCCATCGGGATCAGCGCCACGATGCCGCCGAGCGCGACGACCAAGATGAGCAGGAAAACTCCGGCCAGGAAGGTGGAGATGCGGGTCCTGGCGCCGGAGGCCTTGACGTTGATCATGGTCTGCCCGATCATCGCGCAACCGCCCATGCCGCCGAAGAATCCGGTGATGATGTTCGCCGCCCCCTGGCCCCAGGATTCTCGGGTCTTGTTGGAACGGGTGTCGGTAACGTCATCGACAAGCTTGGCGGTCATCAGGGACTCCAGCAGGCCCACGAAGGCCATGGCCAGCGCGTAGGGGAACAGGATCTGCAGGGTTTCGAAATTCAGTGGAACGTTCGGCAGGAACAGGGCCGGCAGGCTCTCGGGCATCTCACCCTTGTCCCCGACGGTGGGGACCGCCAGGGATGCGACAACGGCAATAAGGGTCAGAACGACGATGGCAACCAGGGGCGCGGGGACCACGGCGGTGAGTTTGGGAAGGCCGAAGACAATCAGCAGGCCCAGGATGGTGAGTGGGTAGACCATCCAGGGGACGCCCAGGAGCTCGGGGACCTGAGACATGAAGATCAGGATGGCCAGGGCATTGACGAAGCCGACCATGACTTGGCGGGGAATGAACCTCATCAACTTGGCCACGCCCAGCAGGGCGAGGATGACCTGGAAAATGCCGGCCAGGATGACGGCGGCGATGAAGTAGTCAACGCCGTGGCTTTTCACCAGCGGGGCGATGACCAGGGCGATGGCTCCCGTTGCCGCGGAGATCATGGCCGGACGCCCGCCCAGGAAGGCGATGGAGACGGCCATCGTGAAGGAGGCGAAGAGCCCCAGGCGTGGGTCCACCCCGGCGATGATGGAGAAGGCGATGGCCTCGGGGATCAGTGCCAGCGCCACGACCAACCCGGCCAGGACCTCGGTCTTGAGCAGGCGCGGGGATTTGAGGGTGCGGAGAACGGATTGCCGTTCTTCCGGGGTCAGGATCGGGTGTCCTGCCGTGGTTTTCGTGGCCATTGATGGCTCCGTTCAGGGGAAATTGGCGCCGTTGTGTGCTCGGGTACATGA contains:
- a CDS encoding PaaI family thioesterase; its protein translation is MALPATLSEFTARWDKFRESLGFEDITFTLRLSPHAVTEDSMSFSMPLCDELAQANGMFAAASLFGAADIAGTFLAMNAYADAGQFPLAVQSNVNFMSNSKSGPAVATARILRGGASVVVAEVQVADAEAKVLVHTTFTYVLKERRLGK
- a CDS encoding aromatic ring-hydroxylating oxygenase subunit alpha; its protein translation is MSTTDSCPSEANAAIGKMRGSEHGPKNIDVSALVDAEGGLIDRSIYTDPGIYDQEMRRIFARSWLFLAHASQFKKPGDFFTTFMGQDPVIVTMDKTKTIRAYLNSCRHRGMRLCRADAGATKMFTCTYHGWSFDLAGALQTVPNEKAYPEDFDKKQWGLIEVPRVAEYKGLLFGNWDKDAEDLEETLGDMRYYLDAMLDRDPEGTEVIGGVMKWELEGNWKLAAEQFATDWYHVNMSHASALMVMSPTGKGPKAEIVATPGRQFLSPNGHGAGFPTHPKSRFDAQAVHEHYDYDALRERLGDAAVEGPMTTGHATVFPSFSYLPVNGSIRIWHPKGPNKIEVWAWILVDKSMPEDVKDAQRLYNLRTFGPSGIFEADDGENWSEIQAVSGGFVTNSVPLNFQMGIGSEREDGVYPGQTSELYSDAAGRSFYRHWAELMNTPAWHERPAPAPAGESA
- a CDS encoding 3-carboxyethylcatechol 2,3-dioxygenase, producing the protein MQQALIAMSHSPLLEHTNPPEDVKAAVDAAFEQVRAFAKEFNPDLVVNFGPDHYNGFFYDLMPPFCVGYEAHGTGDYDSWAGPINVPTTEAEKLAQYIIDQDIDTAISRKMEVDHGAVQPMEIIFGGLDTVPVIPIFVNSVARPFTKVSRVRKFGQAVGEYFKDSDKKVLFIGSGGLSHDPPVPQIATATEAQRAMLTNGRNPTPEARAARQANTINTAIKFAAGEADIMDLNPEWDRAFLEVCRSGNVGGFDAYTADEMDAVAGHSSHEVRTWVAAYSALRACGEYEVNYEFYKPIKEYIAGFGVTTAVLKK
- a CDS encoding TetR/AcrR family transcriptional regulator yields the protein MDETNEGGRTARRNRHWTQIHEAAVALVLEKGLAATTVDAVASAAGVSRRSFFNYFPTKEDAVLGTREPWLPEADWEDFVSSKLEVLPRTAKLLAAVLNTSTHAGEGFRRRREMVRAFPELRRRTHVHVQAAEQLVATALIERLKPHQAALLAHELPTDPGAQHALVLLAGTITRYAFTEDPEEFARDWQSAVVRASAIFGSLLHPVSR
- a CDS encoding non-heme iron oxygenase ferredoxin subunit — protein: MSEAINIGTIDDIDEGEAKVIPAEENGTGEDIAVFHAEDGNFYALDDTCTHETASLADGWIEGTEVECPVHSAKFCLKSGTALCMPATLAARTHKVEVSGNDVLLYPAVSVVDA
- a CDS encoding 2-keto-4-pentenoate hydratase is translated as MSTERTQLLDSLAADLLAATETLEPIAPLRDRVQGMDVNDAYRIQDTQLRAHVDAGRILAGRKVGLTSLAMQKQLGVDSPDFGFFFTDMVHHEDAQIAAGSFISPKVEPEFGFVLKEALTGPGVTREQAAAAIGEIYAAIEIIDSRIANWDIRLVDTVADNASCGAIAVGTKPLDVKVEDLGSVECSLLIDGEKQATGSGTDVMGDPVAPLAWLANVLGEQGVPLEAGQLILPGSFTGALPVIAGQSATADFGTLGSLSINFI
- a CDS encoding MFS transporter, producing MATPSHTGLDAAQQHPEATPKETRRALISSFLGSTVEYYDFLLYGAAAGLVFPHLFFPESMDKGLGTALSFVILLAGYIARPVGGVLFGHFGDKFGRKNILFITLMMMGLVSVAIGLMPTYQTIGIAAPLLLVLLRVIQGLAVGGEWAGATLMAAEHVKEKNRGFAASIAVTGGPTGSVLATLILGLFAGLPEEAFLAWGWRIPFLLSAVLVIIGLYMRYRVTESPDFLRAKATGATHTGMPLARVLRDYPKETILGTLAVAGPLFMQAMLAIFMVPYVVASGAVDRQTALMMLTASSLVHIFAIPFFAWLSDRYGRRPVMLAGALISVALVFPMFALFNSGVFWMIALGFMVGNPIIQASMYGPIGAFLAEKFDTESRYTGVSLTFQVGSVLGAGMAPLMSQWLVKLGNGGGTNNIAWYFIFLIAVGAACVLMSKETLKRK